GAAGGTCTCTGCAACTGGTCTTTACTCCACACCATACAAGAAGGCTACTCCAGCGCTGCAACAGAGCCTCCGACAGCATTTCGGAGCTTTGGTACATGATGAAACCCCGATGGTGCGGCGACAGGCGGCCAACAATCTGGCCAAGTTTGTCAAAGAAATGCAAAGCCAGGTCGTCATCGATGAAATAATTCCCCTCTTCCAATACTTGGCGAGCGATGATCAGGACAGCGTCCGTCTGCTTACAGTTGACATTCTTATTGCCATTGCAGAGGAAATCCCTAAAGAACAGCAACCTAGCCACGGCGTTTTATTGACATCGCTGCGGAATCTGTTTGAGGATAAGAGCTGGAGGGTCCGATACATGGTTGCCGATCGATATGAGAAGGTATAATGCCTTTCCTAAATTTCCAACTTTTGGCCGAAACTGATGTATGCAGATCGCCAAAGCTGTCCATGAAGAGGTTGTCACCCGTGACATGGTGCCTGCCTTTgtcaagctcctcaaagatACGGAGGCCGAGGTTCGCACCGCAATTGCTGGCCAAATTCCTGGTATGATGCCCCCGACGATGTAGGTACAGTTGATACCTGACTCACACATTTCCAGGCTTCTGCCATTTGATCGATCGCGACACTCTCCTCAATGAGATCATGACCAGCGTTGAGGATCTTGTCTCTGATCCCTCTCAGCATGTCCGGGCTTCCCTCGGTACTCAGATCAGTGGGCTCGCGCCCATCTTGGGCAAGGAGGAGTAAGTACTCTGCCTGTCTGTTGGCAATTACCTGTGCTGATCGTCCAGGACTATTGCCCACCTACTCCCCATGTTCCTCCAGATGCTCAAGGATGAATTCCCTGACGTCCGACTGCACATCATCTCGAAGCTCGAGCAAGTCAACAAAGGTAAGCGCTCCAGAAATTGTTTTTGATTAATGTCTTCTAACCCGTTATAGTCATTGGTATCCAGCTTCTCTCTCagtctcttcttcctgcaaTTGTCCAACTGGCCGAGGATAAGCAATGGCGGGTTCGGCTAGCTATCATTGAATATATTCCACTTCTCGCCAGTCAACTTGGAGTCGAGTTCTTTGACGAGCAGCTGAGCGATCTTTGCATGGGCTGGCTCGGAGACACTGTCTTCTCCATCCGAGAGGCTGCCACTGAGAACTTGAAGAAACTGACAGAGGTCTTCGGCGTGGAGTGGTCAAAAGCTTCTATCATTCCCAAGGTGATGGCCATGGGCCAACACCCAAACTATCTTTACCGCATGACGACTTGCTTTGCCGTTTCTGTATGTTTCCCCACTTATCACATCGATCAATGCTAATTATCAGACTCTCACTCCCGTTGTTAACCTCGAAATTATTGAGAATTCTCTCCTCCCTATCCTGGAACGCCTAGTTACTGATGAAATCCCCAACATCCGTTTCAATGTCGCCAAGTCCTACGCCGTTCTCATCGCCACACTGCGTCGTCTTCCGGCTGATAAGACCTTGGTTGAGGTGGAAAAGTCCGAAGAGCCTATTGCGCCGTCACCCCGGAGTCTGGAGTTGATTCAGTCAAGGGTTGTACCCAGCCTAGAAAAGTTGCAGGTGGATGACGATGTGGATGTCCGATACTTTGCTACGACTGCTGGTGGCAATCAGGATGAGATGCAGACCTCTCCTTAAATCATGCACTTGTTCGGCCGATACCCCAACAAGCCATCATCATGTCAGGCTAGAGAATAGCCAAACgtccttttcttttgggcGTTTTTAATGTAGAGGTTTTACATAACGTTTAGCCAGAGGTAGTCAAAATCAAGTGCGCATCTAAAGATCTTTGGTGCATGCAAACCAACCCACAACCCATATAATGTATCTACGATATGGTGCATAGTACGTACATCGTCAAAAGAAGGGCTGGATCTTGACGGGGGGCTAAGACCGATTCATTTGTCAGCAAAAAGCGGCCACGGGGCATCCAGGCACATGCATCCGTGGTTGGATTGCTTATTTTCCACTGACAAGTAGATCAAACAAATTCGTGATACCAATAATACTCCCAACATGATCTTATGAACGCTGCATTGCACCGGTCGGTTGGCTTGTGATTCCACAGAAACCGTTGTTTCAATTTTTCAGTTGCCATGTCGTGGCCGTACCATTTCATCTCCCTCTCCGAATACGAGAAGCTGCATCGCAGGGAGTTACTTGATCTTCGAGGGTATTATGCACAATGGTCAATCGTTTTGGTTATTGTCGCCATTCGAATCTTTCGCATTGCTACGAGATCAACCGCTCAGCGGGATGGCCCGGTTTCTGGAAAGACCCGACGGCGTCTTGTCTGCGGCATATGGCTGATGTGGCTTGTAGGCCTTTCGATATGGAACAGTGGTGATGGTATCAATTCGTCCCCCGGGTGGTTTGAGGTTAACCTGCTAACATGCTAGACTACCTTCATTTGACCAAAGCATTCGGTCAAGTTGGCCTGTCCCAACTGCCATTGCAGGTTCTGATGTCTCCGGCATCTATCTCTCGGCCCGCAACTTCATCTTTACTGTCTCTTCTGACCGATATCCCTCAGCCAGTTTTGACGCCGTACCACCATCTCTTTGGTAGGGTGGTTGTTTCTCTCCTGCTGGCCCATGCCGTTCTGTATTCGCTTTTCTTCGTGCAATCTAGCCATCCTGATTATGGCACATTGTTCTTCAAGCGAGTGCAAGACTTAGACGTTCAATGTGGTCTGGCTGCGATATTCTCGGCGGTGCTGCTCGTTCTCTTCGTGCGGCCTGCTGCCCAGAAGGGACTCCAAACTTGGCTTTTGCAGGGAACCATTCGAGAACGCAGAAAGATGTTTTACTTTGGTCATGTATCTTTGGTGGTACTATTTTGTGTTGCAGCTTATGCTCATGTTCAGCAAGCGCAGAAGTACATACTGCAGACTTTAGCAGCCTCTATGCTAAATTGGGTGTGCTGTTGGGTGGTATGTTAGTGTGTGGTGGAGAAACATATCAAGCCTGATAGTCCTTTCAGAAAAAATGATGCCTTGGTTAGCATTTTAACATTGAACTCTAGGGATATCGTATGTACGTATCTAAGAGTGGGTAGTGGAATCATGAGGTACGGAGAATGTCATCTACACATCTATCTCCATAGATTTCATGAACTGTGTGCTCTTTTGACAAACATGTTCGAGAGCGGGTGGACTTGTTACTTCTCCAAGGCTTTGAAATGTCTCTCTACCAAAAATTATTGCGTGAGATTCTTAGCGTTCTGTAGCACGATGTAGATTGATGTAGTCCAAGCATTTCTAGTGACAAGTAAGTGAATAGATTATGGCGCACTTCCCCTACAGCCGGGCAACACTATACAAGTAGATGGGTCCCTTCAAGAATAGAGGGCCACATAAATTCATTTGCCCCCTGTACGAGAATTGTACCAAATTTTGGCGACATTTCAGAATTTGCTTGGCAACTATGAAGCTAGCAATGGATAGCAAGCCTCAGGCGGGGTCAATGTTGGCTTGAGGGACTGCCCAATGGGACAAGGACGAAGCAACGCTTTCTGATGCCACTCAAAGCAAAAACTGACTATTTTGTGATTGCATCGGTTCATACAATAAGAACCAGATACTCAGCAGCACCCTGCACAGAAATGGACTGGGGTATAGAATGCGTTGTTCGAACAGTAGCATCTGGGGTCAACCTTGAGGTCACGACACGTCATGGTAGACTGTCTCACAAGGTGAGCAGCTCTTTGGATTTTCGCAATATGGTAGGTACCCCCTGGAGGTTGACCTTTTTGGTGACCAATCGTCTAGAGCCATTGTAGCGCAAGTTTGCTTCCTCTCGGGGAGATAGGCGGGAGAAGAGAGCTCGGCCAGTTTCCATGACAATCTCAGGCTCGGATGAATTAAAGAAAGGCGCCATCAATCTGTTACTTTTTCACGATATACAAGTACTCACGTCAAAGAAGAGCCTCCGCTATAGGGTGTGAGGATAGACGGATGGATGCTCGCAATGTTCAGCGTCTGAAAGTTGATGTTTGGGTACTTTGCCCTGATCGCCTGACTGAGACTCACGATCATCGCAGAATGTGGCTCAACTTCGCGAGATCTTTTG
The nucleotide sequence above comes from Penicillium digitatum chromosome 1, complete sequence. Encoded proteins:
- a CDS encoding Protein phosphatase 2a 65kd regulatory sububit is translated as MEGQNENDELYPIAVLIDELKHDDVLLRLNAIHRLSTIALALGPDRTREELIPFLDDSVEDEDEVLTALSEELGNFTEYVGGAEYGHVLLSPLENLAAIEEPLVREKAVESLNKVCEQLSESQVEEYFVPLVLRLSKADWFTSKVSATGLYSTPYKKATPALQQSLRQHFGALVHDETPMVRRQAANNLAKFVKEMQSQVVIDEIIPLFQYLASDDQDSVRLLTVDILIAIAEEIPKEQQPSHGVLLTSLRNLFEDKSWRVRYMVADRYEKIAKAVHEEVVTRDMVPAFVKLLKDTEAEVRTAIAGQIPGFCHLIDRDTLLNEIMTSVEDLVSDPSQHVRASLGTQISGLAPILGKEETIAHLLPMFLQMLKDEFPDVRLHIISKLEQVNKVIGIQLLSQSLLPAIVQLAEDKQWRVRLAIIEYIPLLASQLGVEFFDEQLSDLCMGWLGDTVFSIREAATENLKKLTEVFGVEWSKASIIPKVMAMGQHPNYLYRMTTCFAVSTLTPVVNLEIIENSLLPILERLVTDEIPNIRFNVAKSYAVLIATLRRLPADKTLVEVEKSEEPIAPSPRSLELIQSRVVPSLEKLQVDDDVDVRYFATTAGGNQDEMQTSP
- a CDS encoding Flavoprotein transmembrane component, whose translation is MSWPYHFISLSEYEKLHRRELLDLRGYYAQWSIVLVIVAIRIFRIATRSTAQRDGPVSGKTRRRLVCGIWLMWLVGLSIWNSGDDYLHLTKAFGQVGLSQLPLQVLMSPASISRPATSSLLSLLTDIPQPVLTPYHHLFGRVVVSLLLAHAVLYSLFFVQSSHPDYGTLFFKRVQDLDVQCGLAAIFSAVLLVLFVRPAAQKGLQTWLLQGTIRERRKMFYFGHVSLVVLFCVAAYAHVQQAQKYILQTLAASMLNWVCCWVVC